The following coding sequences are from one Streptomyces angustmyceticus window:
- a CDS encoding MOSC domain-containing protein produces MKLLTVNLGRPSPSEHTDAGGGTGIDKRPVDGPVAVTAPGPHGTAGSGLAGDAVVDLRHHGGDDQAVYAYAREDLDAWQRELDRELPNGCFGENLTTLGVDVTGALIGERWRVGPRLLLEVTGPRTPCRTFHGWIGEHGWIKRFTRAAVPGAYLRVIEAGEIRAGDAVEVVRRPDHEVTVGLAFRALTTSRELLPRLLAAGEALHGEARRKALKYAARQDG; encoded by the coding sequence ATGAAGCTGCTGACCGTGAACCTGGGGCGGCCCAGCCCGTCCGAGCACACCGATGCCGGGGGCGGCACGGGCATCGACAAGCGGCCCGTGGACGGCCCGGTGGCGGTGACCGCCCCGGGGCCGCACGGCACCGCGGGCAGCGGGCTGGCCGGTGACGCCGTGGTCGACCTGCGCCACCACGGCGGCGACGACCAGGCCGTCTACGCCTACGCGCGCGAGGACCTGGACGCGTGGCAGCGGGAGCTGGACCGTGAACTGCCCAACGGGTGCTTCGGGGAGAACCTCACCACCCTGGGCGTCGACGTCACCGGCGCCCTGATCGGCGAGCGATGGCGGGTCGGCCCGCGGCTGCTGCTGGAGGTCACGGGACCGCGCACCCCCTGCCGCACGTTCCACGGGTGGATCGGCGAGCACGGCTGGATCAAACGGTTCACCCGGGCCGCGGTGCCCGGCGCGTATCTCCGGGTGATCGAGGCGGGCGAGATCCGCGCGGGGGACGCCGTCGAGGTGGTGCGCCGCCCTGATCACGAGGTGACCGTCGGGCTGGCGTTCCGGGCCCTGACCACCTCGCGGGAGCTGCTGCCCCGGCTGCTGGCGGCGGGCGAGGCGCTCCACGGGGAGGCCCGGCGCAAGGCGCTGAAGTACGCGGCGCGGCAGGACGGTTGA
- a CDS encoding sigma-70 family RNA polymerase sigma factor, whose protein sequence is MRDDGKQEIGALVARAVEGDQRATHDLLAHVHPLALRYCRTRLSRLPGDARHFVEDLAQEVCVAVLCALPRYRDTGKPFEAFVFAIAGHKVADLQRAAMRHPGSTAVPSDEMPEQPDDSLGPEERALLSSDAEWAKKLLANLPENQRELVLLRVAVGLTAEETGQMLGMSPGAVRVAQHRALSRLRALAEQ, encoded by the coding sequence ATGCGTGATGACGGGAAGCAGGAAATCGGCGCTCTCGTCGCGCGAGCCGTCGAGGGTGACCAGCGGGCCACCCACGATCTCCTGGCGCATGTGCATCCCCTCGCGCTGCGTTACTGCCGCACCCGGCTGTCGAGGCTGCCGGGTGACGCCCGGCACTTCGTCGAGGACCTGGCGCAAGAGGTGTGTGTCGCGGTGCTCTGCGCGCTGCCGCGCTACCGCGACACCGGCAAGCCCTTCGAGGCGTTCGTCTTCGCCATCGCCGGTCACAAGGTCGCCGACCTGCAGCGCGCGGCGATGCGGCATCCGGGCAGCACGGCCGTGCCGTCCGACGAGATGCCCGAGCAGCCGGACGACTCCCTGGGCCCCGAGGAGCGGGCGCTGCTGAGCAGCGACGCCGAGTGGGCCAAGAAGCTGCTGGCGAACCTTCCGGAGAACCAGCGCGAGCTGGTCCTGCTGCGGGTGGCCGTCGGGCTGACCGCCGAGGAGACCGGGCAGATGCTGGGGATGTCGCCCGGCGCGGTGCGGGTCGCCCAGCACCGGGCGCTGAGCAGGCTGCGGGCGCTCGCCGAGCAGTAG
- a CDS encoding GuaB3 family IMP dehydrogenase-related protein, translating into MTEIEIGRGKRGRRAYAFDDIAVVPSRRTRDPKEVSIAWQIDAYRFELPFLAAPMDSVVSPQTAIRIGELGGLGVLNLEGLWTRYEDPEPLLAEIAELDGPTATKRLQEIYAAPIKEELIGQRIKEVRDAGVVTAAALSPQRTAQFSKAVVDAGVDIFVIRGTTVSAEHVSSAAEPLNLKQFIYELDVPVIVGGCATYTAALHLMRTGAAGVLVGFGGGAAHTTRNVLGIQVPMATAVADVAAARRDYMDESGGRYVHVIADGGVGWSGDLPKAIACGADAVMMGSPLARATDAPGRGHHWGMEAVHEDVPRGKRMDLGAVGTTEEVLLGPSTVPDGSMNFFGALRRAMATTGYSELKEFQRVEVTVAPRR; encoded by the coding sequence GTGACTGAGATCGAGATCGGGCGCGGCAAGCGCGGCCGCCGGGCATACGCATTCGACGACATCGCCGTCGTACCCAGTCGCCGCACCCGCGACCCGAAGGAGGTCTCGATCGCCTGGCAGATCGACGCCTACCGCTTCGAGCTGCCGTTCCTGGCCGCTCCCATGGACTCGGTGGTCTCCCCGCAGACCGCCATCCGCATCGGTGAGCTGGGCGGCCTGGGCGTCCTCAACCTGGAAGGTCTCTGGACCCGTTACGAGGACCCGGAGCCGCTGCTCGCCGAGATCGCGGAGCTGGACGGCCCCACCGCCACCAAGCGGCTCCAGGAGATCTACGCCGCGCCGATCAAGGAAGAGCTGATCGGGCAGCGGATCAAGGAGGTGCGGGACGCGGGCGTGGTCACCGCCGCCGCGCTCTCGCCGCAGCGCACCGCCCAGTTCTCCAAGGCCGTCGTCGACGCCGGCGTCGACATCTTCGTGATCCGCGGCACCACCGTCTCCGCCGAGCACGTCTCCTCCGCGGCCGAGCCGCTGAACCTCAAGCAGTTCATCTACGAGCTGGACGTCCCGGTCATCGTCGGCGGCTGCGCCACGTACACCGCCGCGCTGCACCTGATGCGGACCGGCGCGGCCGGTGTGCTGGTCGGCTTCGGCGGCGGCGCCGCGCACACCACGCGCAACGTCCTGGGCATCCAGGTCCCGATGGCGACCGCGGTCGCCGACGTCGCCGCCGCGCGCCGCGACTACATGGACGAGTCCGGCGGCCGCTACGTCCACGTCATCGCCGACGGCGGTGTGGGCTGGTCCGGCGACCTCCCCAAGGCGATCGCCTGCGGCGCCGACGCCGTGATGATGGGCTCCCCGCTCGCCCGCGCCACGGACGCCCCCGGGCGCGGCCACCACTGGGGCATGGAGGCCGTCCACGAGGACGTGCCGCGCGGCAAGCGGATGGACCTCGGTGCGGTCGGCACCACCGAGGAGGTGCTGCTGGGGCCGTCCACGGTTCCCGATGGCTCGATGAACTTCTTCGGCGCGTTGCGGCGGGCGATGGCGACGACCGGGTACTCGGAGCTGAAGGAGTTCCAGCGGGTCGAGGTGACGGTGGCGCCACGGCGCTGA
- a CDS encoding SDR family NAD(P)-dependent oxidoreductase: MTTALITGATAGIGAAFARRLASDGHSVVLVARDGKRLHAQATELHDRHGIEAEVLSADLATEEGIAAVEARLSDPKHPVDLLVNNAGFGNKGEYLEVPMADELTMLKVHCEAVLRLTTAGVRGMRDRRRGAVVNVASVAAFVPRGTYGASKAWVVQFTQGAARDLAGSGVRLMALCPGFVRTEFHQRAGMGTDNIPGWMWLDADKLVDAAMKDLTRGKSLSIPDPRYKALMGAVKLAPRGVLGGMTSRTGRKYGPR; this comes from the coding sequence ATGACGACTGCATTGATCACGGGAGCGACGGCGGGCATCGGGGCGGCGTTCGCCCGGCGGCTCGCGAGTGACGGCCACAGCGTGGTGCTGGTCGCGCGCGACGGGAAGCGACTGCACGCGCAGGCCACGGAGTTGCACGACCGGCACGGCATCGAGGCCGAGGTGCTGAGCGCCGATCTGGCCACCGAGGAGGGCATCGCCGCGGTCGAGGCGCGGCTCTCGGACCCCAAGCACCCGGTGGACCTGCTGGTGAACAACGCCGGGTTCGGCAACAAGGGCGAATACCTCGAAGTCCCGATGGCCGACGAGCTGACGATGCTGAAGGTGCACTGCGAGGCGGTGCTGCGGCTGACCACGGCCGGGGTGCGCGGGATGCGGGACCGCCGGCGGGGCGCGGTGGTCAACGTGGCGTCGGTGGCGGCGTTCGTGCCGCGCGGCACCTACGGCGCGAGCAAGGCGTGGGTCGTGCAGTTCACCCAGGGCGCCGCGCGGGACCTGGCGGGCAGCGGCGTGCGGCTGATGGCGCTGTGCCCGGGATTCGTACGGACCGAGTTCCACCAGCGGGCCGGGATGGGCACGGACAACATCCCCGGCTGGATGTGGCTGGACGCGGACAAGCTGGTCGACGCCGCGATGAAGGACCTGACGCGGGGGAAGTCCCTCTCCATTCCGGACCCGCGGTACAAGGCCCTCATGGGCGCCGTGAAGCTGGCGCCCCGTGGGGTGCTGGGCGGTATGACGTCCCGTACGGGCCGCAAGTACGGGCCGCGCTGA
- a CDS encoding WhiB family transcriptional regulator — protein MADFSRLPGPNADLWDWQLLAACRGVDSSLFFHPEGERGAARSARETSAKEVCMRCPVRAECAAHALAVREPYGVWGGLTEDEREELMGRARHRLIPASSMTGSAGVSGA, from the coding sequence ATGGCAGATTTCTCCCGCCTTCCGGGCCCGAACGCGGATCTCTGGGACTGGCAGCTGCTCGCCGCCTGCCGCGGCGTGGACAGCTCTCTCTTCTTCCATCCCGAGGGTGAGCGCGGAGCGGCCCGCAGCGCGCGTGAGACATCGGCGAAGGAGGTGTGCATGCGCTGCCCGGTACGGGCCGAGTGCGCGGCGCATGCGCTGGCCGTCCGTGAGCCCTACGGGGTGTGGGGCGGCCTGACGGAGGACGAACGCGAGGAACTGATGGGCCGGGCCCGCCACCGGCTGATCCCCGCCTCCTCCATGACCGGTTCCGCGGGCGTCTCCGGCGCCTGA
- a CDS encoding glycerol-3-phosphate dehydrogenase/oxidase — protein MKTAILGPAQRAEALARMAERELDILVVGAGVVGAGTALDAATRGLSTGLVEARDWASGTSSRSSKLIHGGLRYLEMLDFALVREALKERGLLLERLAPHLVKPVPFLYPLQHKGWERWYAGTGVALYDTMSISSGHGRGLPHHRHLSHRRALQVAPCLKKDALVGALQYYDAQMDDARYVATMVRTAAAYDAQVANRARVVGFLREGERVVGARVQDVEGGGEYEIRARQVVNATGVWTDDTQRLIGERGQFHVRASKGIHLVVPKDRIHSTTGLILRTEKSVLFVIPWGRHWIVGTTDTDWDLDKAHPAASSADIDYLLEHVNAVLATPLTRDDVEGVYAGLRPLLAGESDATSKLSREHTVAHPVPGLVVVAGGKYTTYRVMAKDAVDEAVHGLDQRVAESVTEDIPLVGAEGYRALWNARARIAARTGLHVARIEHLLNRYGSLAEELLELVVADPSLGEPLAAADDYLRAEAVYACTHEGARHLDDVLTRRTRISIETFDRGTRSAREVAELIAPALGWERDQIEKEITHYQKRVEAERESQRQPDDLTADAARLGAPDIVPL, from the coding sequence GTGAAGACAGCGATACTGGGACCGGCGCAGCGGGCCGAGGCGCTCGCCCGAATGGCGGAGCGGGAGCTGGACATTCTCGTGGTCGGCGCCGGAGTCGTCGGCGCGGGGACGGCGCTGGACGCCGCGACCCGCGGTCTGTCCACCGGACTCGTCGAGGCGCGGGACTGGGCGTCGGGCACGTCCAGCCGGTCGAGCAAGCTCATCCACGGCGGTCTGCGGTATCTGGAGATGCTGGACTTCGCGCTGGTGCGCGAGGCGCTGAAGGAGCGGGGGCTGCTGCTGGAGCGGCTGGCGCCGCATCTGGTCAAGCCGGTGCCGTTCCTGTATCCGCTGCAGCACAAGGGCTGGGAGCGGTGGTACGCGGGCACCGGTGTGGCGCTGTACGACACGATGTCCATCTCGTCGGGGCACGGCCGCGGCCTGCCCCACCACCGGCACCTCTCGCACCGGCGGGCCCTGCAGGTCGCGCCCTGCCTGAAGAAGGACGCGCTGGTCGGCGCGCTGCAGTACTACGACGCGCAGATGGACGACGCGCGCTATGTGGCGACGATGGTGCGGACCGCGGCCGCCTACGACGCGCAGGTCGCCAACCGGGCGCGGGTGGTGGGTTTTCTGCGCGAGGGCGAGCGGGTGGTCGGCGCGCGGGTGCAGGACGTCGAGGGCGGCGGCGAGTACGAGATCCGGGCGCGGCAGGTCGTCAACGCCACCGGGGTGTGGACGGACGACACCCAGCGGCTGATCGGGGAGCGCGGGCAGTTCCACGTCCGCGCCTCGAAGGGCATCCACCTGGTCGTTCCCAAGGACCGGATCCATTCGACGACCGGGCTGATCCTGCGGACCGAGAAGAGCGTGCTGTTCGTCATCCCGTGGGGGCGGCACTGGATCGTGGGCACGACGGACACGGACTGGGACCTGGACAAGGCGCACCCGGCGGCCTCCAGCGCGGACATCGACTATCTGCTGGAGCATGTGAACGCGGTGCTGGCGACCCCGCTGACCAGGGACGACGTGGAGGGGGTGTACGCGGGGCTGCGTCCGCTGCTGGCCGGGGAGTCGGACGCCACCAGCAAGCTGTCGCGGGAGCACACCGTCGCGCACCCGGTACCGGGGCTGGTCGTGGTCGCGGGCGGCAAGTACACGACGTACCGGGTGATGGCGAAGGACGCGGTGGACGAGGCGGTGCACGGCCTCGACCAGAGGGTCGCGGAGAGCGTCACCGAGGACATTCCGCTGGTCGGGGCCGAGGGCTACCGGGCGCTGTGGAACGCGCGGGCCCGGATCGCGGCGCGCACCGGGCTCCATGTGGCGCGCATCGAGCATCTGTTGAACCGGTACGGCTCGCTCGCCGAGGAGCTGCTGGAGCTGGTGGTGGCCGATCCCTCCCTGGGCGAACCGCTGGCGGCCGCGGACGACTACCTGCGGGCCGAGGCGGTCTACGCCTGCACGCACGAGGGCGCCCGTCATCTCGACGACGTCCTGACCCGGCGCACCCGCATCTCCATCGAGACCTTCGACCGGGGCACCCGCAGCGCCCGCGAGGTCGCCGAGCTGATCGCGCCCGCGCTGGGCTGGGAGCGCGACCAGATCGAGAAGGAGATCACGCACTACCAGAAGCGGGTCGAGGCGGAACGCGAATCCCAGCGGCAGCCGGACGATCTGACGGCGGACGCGGCGCGGCTGGGGGCTCCGGACATCGTGCCGCTGTAG
- the guaB gene encoding IMP dehydrogenase yields MSDNVDGMPAKFAMLGLTYDDVLLLPGASEVLPNAVSTASRVSRNVAVNIPLLSAAMDKVTEARMAIAMARQGGAGVLHRNLSIEDQANQVDLVKRSESGMVTDPITVRPDASLADADALCAKFRISGVPVTDAAGKLLGIVTNRDMAFEMDRSRQVREVMTPMPLVTGKVGISGEDAIELLRRHKIEKLPLVDEAGVLKGLITVKDFVKAEKYPNAAKDAEGRLVVGAAVGVGDAAYDRAQALVEAGADFLVIDSAHGHSRGILDMIAKVKSNINVDVVGGNVATRDGAQALIDAGADGIKVGVGPGSICTTRVVAGVGVPQVTAIYEAAQAANAAGVPLIGDGGLQFSGDIAKAIAAGADTVMLGSLLAGCEESPGEMVFINGKQFKSYRGMGSLGAMQSRGQARSFSKDRYFQDNVLSEDKLVPEGIEGQVPYRGPLASVAHQLVGGLRASMGYVGSADIAELKEKGSFVRITSAGLKESHPHDIQMTTEAPNYSGR; encoded by the coding sequence ATGAGTGACAACGTCGACGGTATGCCCGCCAAATTCGCCATGCTCGGGCTGACATACGACGACGTGCTGCTGCTGCCCGGTGCGTCGGAGGTGCTGCCCAACGCGGTGAGCACCGCTTCCCGGGTCTCGCGCAACGTCGCGGTGAACATCCCGCTGCTCTCCGCGGCGATGGACAAGGTCACCGAGGCCCGGATGGCCATCGCCATGGCCCGGCAGGGCGGCGCGGGCGTGCTGCACCGCAACCTGTCCATCGAGGACCAGGCCAACCAGGTCGACCTGGTCAAGCGCTCCGAGTCCGGCATGGTCACCGACCCGATCACGGTGCGTCCCGACGCCTCGCTCGCCGACGCCGACGCGCTGTGCGCCAAGTTCCGCATCAGCGGGGTGCCGGTCACCGACGCCGCGGGCAAGCTGCTGGGCATCGTCACCAACCGCGACATGGCCTTCGAGATGGACCGCAGCCGCCAGGTCCGCGAGGTCATGACGCCGATGCCGCTGGTCACCGGCAAGGTCGGCATCTCCGGCGAGGACGCCATCGAGCTGCTGCGCCGCCACAAGATCGAGAAGCTGCCGCTGGTCGACGAGGCCGGCGTGCTCAAGGGCCTGATCACGGTCAAGGACTTCGTCAAGGCCGAGAAGTACCCGAACGCCGCCAAGGACGCCGAGGGCCGGCTGGTCGTCGGTGCCGCGGTGGGTGTCGGCGACGCCGCGTACGACCGGGCGCAGGCGCTGGTCGAGGCCGGTGCCGACTTCCTCGTCATCGACAGCGCGCACGGCCACAGCCGCGGCATCCTCGACATGATCGCCAAGGTCAAGTCCAACATCAACGTCGATGTCGTCGGCGGCAACGTCGCCACCCGCGACGGCGCCCAGGCGCTGATCGACGCGGGCGCGGACGGCATCAAGGTCGGCGTCGGCCCCGGCTCCATCTGCACCACCCGCGTCGTCGCCGGCGTCGGCGTGCCGCAGGTCACCGCGATCTACGAGGCGGCGCAGGCCGCGAACGCCGCGGGCGTCCCGCTGATCGGCGACGGCGGCCTGCAGTTCTCCGGCGACATCGCCAAGGCCATCGCGGCCGGCGCGGACACCGTGATGCTGGGCTCGCTGCTGGCCGGCTGCGAGGAGTCGCCCGGCGAGATGGTCTTCATCAACGGCAAGCAGTTCAAGTCGTACCGCGGCATGGGCTCGCTGGGCGCGATGCAGTCCCGGGGCCAGGCCCGGTCCTTCTCCAAGGACCGCTACTTCCAGGACAACGTGCTGTCCGAGGACAAGCTCGTGCCCGAGGGCATCGAGGGCCAGGTGCCCTACCGCGGGCCGCTCGCCTCGGTCGCCCACCAGCTCGTCGGCGGCCTGCGCGCCTCCATGGGGTACGTCGGCTCCGCCGACATCGCCGAGCTCAAGGAGAAGGGCAGCTTCGTCCGCATCACCTCCGCGGGCCTCAAGGAGAGCCACCCGCACGACATCCAGATGACGACCGAGGCGCCCAACTACTCGGGTCGCTGA
- a CDS encoding response regulator transcription factor, protein MTSVLVCDDSPLAREALRRAVATVPGVERVTTAANGEEVLRRWGADRSDLILMDVRMPGLGGVETVRRLLSADPGARIIMLTVAEDLDGVALAVAAGARGYLHKDASRAELRATVTQALADPTWRLAPRRLRSAEMGAAPTLTAREIQVLEGMSHGRSNAEIGRELFLSEDTVKTHARRLFKKLGASDRAHAVALGFRWGLVR, encoded by the coding sequence ATGACATCCGTCCTCGTCTGCGACGACTCCCCGCTTGCCCGAGAGGCGCTCCGTCGGGCGGTTGCGACCGTGCCCGGCGTCGAGCGTGTGACGACCGCGGCCAACGGCGAGGAAGTCCTCCGCCGCTGGGGTGCCGATCGCTCGGATCTGATTCTGATGGACGTACGGATGCCCGGTCTCGGCGGTGTCGAGACCGTGCGCCGGCTGCTGTCCGCCGACCCCGGCGCCCGGATCATCATGCTCACGGTGGCCGAGGACCTCGACGGTGTCGCGCTCGCGGTCGCCGCCGGCGCCCGGGGCTATCTGCACAAGGACGCCTCGCGCGCCGAGCTGCGGGCGACGGTGACCCAGGCGCTCGCCGACCCGACGTGGCGGCTCGCCCCGCGCCGGCTGCGGTCCGCCGAGATGGGCGCCGCGCCGACGCTGACCGCGCGCGAGATCCAGGTGCTGGAGGGCATGAGTCACGGCCGCTCCAACGCCGAGATCGGGCGTGAGCTGTTCCTCTCGGAGGACACGGTCAAGACCCACGCGCGGCGTCTGTTCAAGAAACTCGGCGCCTCCGACCGGGCGCATGCGGTGGCCCTGGGCTTCCGCTGGGGACTGGTCCGCTAA
- a CDS encoding nucleotide sugar dehydrogenase produces the protein MPADLAVIGLGHLGLPLAQAATSAGIGTIGYDPDPPAALSGADGPLTATELRRLLSAGFRTTTDPAALGRVRTAVLCAPTPLGEDRAPDLTALADAARTLAAHLRPHTTVILESTAYPGTTEEFLRPLLEEGSGLTAGRDFHLACSPGRHDPGNRTHHYANTPKVIGGLTPACTEAAAAFYGRLTDKVVRARGPREAETAKLLETNYRHINIALMNEMAVFCHDIGVDLWDVIRCAETKPFGFQSFRPGPGVGGHAAPVDPNHYAGTGRSLGHPLRMVELAQEVNDRMPRYVIQRCATLLNEHGKSARGARVLLLGVTYKPDIADQTGSPSREIAARLMELGAHLTYHDPYVHRWNVLDRPVPRADSLYEAAAAADLTVLLQAHRTYDLQGLSVKAQLLLDTRGATPTGAAHRL, from the coding sequence ATGCCCGCAGACCTCGCCGTCATCGGACTCGGTCACCTCGGCCTCCCCCTCGCCCAGGCCGCCACCTCCGCCGGCATCGGCACCATCGGCTACGACCCCGACCCGCCCGCCGCCCTCTCCGGCGCCGACGGGCCGCTGACCGCCACCGAACTCCGCCGCCTGCTCTCGGCCGGCTTCCGCACCACCACCGACCCCGCGGCCCTCGGCCGGGTCCGCACCGCGGTCCTGTGCGCACCCACACCGCTCGGCGAGGACCGCGCACCGGACCTCACCGCCCTCGCCGACGCCGCCCGCACCCTGGCCGCGCACCTGCGCCCGCACACCACGGTGATCCTCGAATCCACCGCCTACCCGGGCACCACCGAGGAATTCCTGCGCCCCCTCCTGGAGGAGGGCTCCGGCCTCACCGCCGGCCGCGACTTCCACCTCGCCTGCTCCCCCGGCCGCCACGACCCCGGCAACCGCACCCACCACTACGCCAACACGCCCAAGGTCATCGGCGGCCTCACCCCCGCCTGCACCGAGGCCGCCGCCGCCTTCTACGGCCGCCTCACCGACAAGGTCGTCCGCGCCCGCGGCCCCCGCGAGGCGGAGACCGCCAAGCTCCTGGAGACCAACTACCGCCACATCAACATCGCCCTGATGAACGAGATGGCGGTCTTCTGCCACGACATCGGCGTCGACCTGTGGGACGTCATCCGCTGCGCGGAGACCAAGCCGTTCGGCTTCCAGTCCTTCCGCCCCGGCCCCGGCGTGGGCGGCCACGCCGCCCCCGTCGACCCCAACCACTACGCCGGCACCGGCCGTTCCCTCGGCCACCCGCTGCGCATGGTCGAACTCGCCCAGGAGGTGAACGACCGGATGCCGCGCTACGTCATCCAGCGCTGCGCCACCCTCCTCAACGAACACGGCAAGTCCGCCCGCGGCGCCCGCGTCCTGCTCCTGGGCGTCACCTACAAGCCCGACATCGCCGACCAGACGGGCTCACCGTCCCGCGAGATCGCCGCCCGCCTGATGGAACTCGGCGCGCACCTGACCTACCACGACCCGTACGTCCACCGGTGGAACGTCCTGGACCGCCCGGTCCCCCGCGCCGACTCCCTCTACGAAGCCGCCGCCGCGGCCGACCTGACGGTCCTTCTCCAGGCCCACCGCACGTATGACCTCCAGGGGCTGTCGGTCAAAGCGCAGCTGCTGCTGGACACTCGCGGGGCGACGCCGACCGGTGCGGCGCACCGGTTGTAG
- a CDS encoding LysR family transcriptional regulator, producing MIEARHLRVLRAVARTGSFSAAARELGCTQPAVSQQMKALEQSAGTPLLVRAGREMRLTQAGEALVRHAVGILAGLTAAEEEIAAIAGLRAGRVRLVSFPSGSSTLVPTALATMRAAHPGTRVSLVEAEPPRSIEMLRNGDCEIALAFRYPEVRGADPAAGAEWDDLVVRPILADRLVGLVPDGHRLAKAGTAQFAELADEAWIAGCPRCRRHLVEVCESAGFTPRIDFATDDYPAVIGLVGAGLGVAALPELTLESVRPKGATAIRMEPAVHREIVALTLPDLAQVPAVEATLDRLADAAGR from the coding sequence ATGATCGAGGCCCGTCATCTCCGTGTGCTGCGCGCCGTCGCCAGGACCGGCTCGTTCTCCGCCGCCGCACGCGAGCTGGGCTGCACCCAGCCGGCCGTCAGCCAGCAGATGAAGGCCCTGGAGCAGTCCGCCGGCACCCCGCTGCTGGTCCGCGCGGGCCGCGAGATGCGGCTGACCCAGGCGGGCGAGGCCCTCGTCCGGCACGCCGTCGGCATCCTGGCCGGGCTCACCGCCGCCGAGGAGGAGATCGCGGCCATCGCCGGCCTGCGCGCGGGCCGGGTGCGGCTGGTCTCCTTCCCCTCCGGTAGCTCCACGCTGGTGCCGACCGCCCTGGCGACGATGCGCGCCGCCCATCCCGGCACCCGGGTCTCGCTGGTCGAGGCCGAGCCGCCGCGCTCCATCGAGATGCTGCGCAACGGCGACTGCGAGATCGCCCTGGCGTTCCGCTATCCGGAGGTGCGCGGCGCGGACCCGGCGGCCGGAGCGGAGTGGGACGACCTGGTGGTCCGCCCGATCCTGGCGGACCGGCTGGTGGGCCTGGTCCCGGACGGCCACCGGCTGGCCAAGGCGGGCACCGCGCAGTTCGCCGAGCTGGCCGACGAGGCCTGGATCGCGGGCTGTCCCCGCTGCCGCAGGCACCTCGTGGAGGTCTGCGAGAGCGCGGGCTTCACCCCGCGCATCGACTTCGCGACCGACGACTACCCGGCGGTGATCGGCCTGGTCGGCGCGGGCCTGGGGGTCGCCGCGCTGCCCGAGCTCACCCTGGAATCGGTACGCCCCAAGGGGGCCACGGCGATACGCATGGAGCCCGCCGTGCACCGCGAGATCGTCGCGCTCACGCTGCCGGACCTGGCACAGGTCCCCGCCGTCGAGGCGACCCTCGACCGGCTGGCGGACGCCGCCGGTCGCTGA